A DNA window from Arachis hypogaea cultivar Tifrunner chromosome 18, arahy.Tifrunner.gnm2.J5K5, whole genome shotgun sequence contains the following coding sequences:
- the LOC112772106 gene encoding uncharacterized protein isoform X1: MGACLGRYKQPTLISSVDVPPKGLTKQGKPVKKPSTSEDFWTTSTYDMDNSAVQSQGSISSTSVTNQAADPGNPAEFVNHGLILWNQTRQRWIGNKKSENQAQQLREPKLSWNATYESLLGSNKPFPQPIPLAEMVDFLVDIWEQEGLYD; this comes from the exons ATGGG TGCTTGTCTTGGACGATATAAGCAGCCCACATTAATCAGTTCTGTGGATGTGCCACCAAAAGGATTGACAAAGCAAGGTAAGCCGGTGAAGAAACCTAGCACATCAGAAGATTTCTGGACCACCAGCACGTATGATATGGACAACAGTGCTGTTCAGTCACAAGGAAGCATCTCATCAACCAGTGTAACAAACCAAGCTGCAGATCCTGGCAACCCTGCTGAATTTGTGAATCATG GTCTTATTCTCTGGAATCAGACTCGACAACGTTGGATTGGAAATAAGAAATCTGAGAACCAAGCACAACAATTGCGAGAACCCAAATTGAG TTGGAATGCAACGTATGAAAGTTTATTGGGGAGTAACAAGCCGTTCCCCCAGCCTATCCCTCTTGCG GAAATGGTAGATTTTCTTGTGGACATTTGGGAACAAGAGGGCCTCTATGACTGA
- the LOC112772106 gene encoding uncharacterized protein isoform X2, with protein MDNSAVQSQGSISSTSVTNQAADPGNPAEFVNHGLILWNQTRQRWIGNKKSENQAQQLREPKLSWNATYESLLGSNKPFPQPIPLAEMVDFLVDIWEQEGLYD; from the exons ATGGACAACAGTGCTGTTCAGTCACAAGGAAGCATCTCATCAACCAGTGTAACAAACCAAGCTGCAGATCCTGGCAACCCTGCTGAATTTGTGAATCATG GTCTTATTCTCTGGAATCAGACTCGACAACGTTGGATTGGAAATAAGAAATCTGAGAACCAAGCACAACAATTGCGAGAACCCAAATTGAG TTGGAATGCAACGTATGAAAGTTTATTGGGGAGTAACAAGCCGTTCCCCCAGCCTATCCCTCTTGCG GAAATGGTAGATTTTCTTGTGGACATTTGGGAACAAGAGGGCCTCTATGACTGA
- the LOC112772105 gene encoding uncharacterized protein isoform X1 encodes MDFESKYDIAATANFIHIHNFTRVALQFPDHLLKDSTKVVAALRKRLQSLTQPSVTGNWNETNIGLFVMADTTYGSCCVDEVGASHINADVVIHYGHTCFSPTTTLPAYFVYGKASISTADCAESISKYAMTNSKPVLVLYGLEYAHSIQQIRQSLQESSILKVHFADVPSSFMLPSKDITKINGVLEPASDCSNTSTINGDSGTTYSMGGLIWKLPDGQSIDDYLLFWIGIDNSAFANIVLTFNVCEIVRYDATENQVMTDLSQQRRILKRRYYLVERSKDANIVGILVGTLAVAGYLHIINQMMELITGAGKRAYTLVMGRPNPAKLANFPECDVFVYVSCAQTALLDSKEYLAPVITPFEATIAFSRGSQWTGAYVMEFGNLINLPHVEVQNQEKEARFSFFQGGYVEDLDNQEHVEEEREREALALVNSTEKALQLRDNCNSLVHSGARSGAEFLAKRSYQGLNMPNENTSPEAFVIGRRGRASVYEDEKNKRELP; translated from the exons ATGGATTTTGAATCCAAGTATGATATTGCTGCCACTGCCAACTTCATTCACATTCACAACTTCACCAGAGTTGCTTTACAA TTTCCAGATCATCTCctaaaagattcaacaaaagTGGTTGCGGCTCTACGCAAGAGACTACAATCGTTGACCCAACCTAGTGTCACAGGAAATTGGAATGAGACAAACATTGGACTGTTTGTGATGGCAGATACCACCTATGGCAGCTGTTGTGTTGATGAAGTCGGAGCATCACACATCAACGCTGATGTTGTCATACATTATGGACATACATGTTTTAGTCC GACAACAACTTTACCGGCATATTTTGTTTATGGAAAGGCTTCCATTTCCACAGCTGATTGTGCTGAAAGTATTTCAAAATATGCCATGACCAATAGCAAGCCTGTCTTG GTTCTATATGGGCTGGAATATGCACATTCAATACAACAGATAAGACAGTCACTGCAAGAATCATCAATTTTAAAAGTTCACTTTGCAGATGTTCCATCTTCTTTTATGCTTCCATCAAAAGATATTACAAAAATAAATGGGGTCTTGGAACCAGCTAGTGATTGTAGTAATACCTCTACAATCAATGGGGATAGTGGGACTACATATAGCATGGGAGGATTGATTTGGAAACTACCTGATGGACAAAGCATAGATGACTACTTGCTCTTTTGGATTGGAATTGATAATTCAGCTTTTGCAAATATTGTGCTCACGTTCAATGTCTGTGAAATAG TCAGATATGATGCAACAGAAAACCAAGTGATGACAGACTTGTCACAACAAAGGAGGATTCTTAAGCGTAG ATACTACCTGGTTGAGAGGTCTAAGGATGCTAATATTGTTGGGATTTTGGTTGGAACTCTTGCTGTTG CTGGCTATCTACACATAATAAATCAGATGATGGAGCTCATTACTGGGGCAGGAAAAAGGGCCTATACTTTGGTTATGGGAAGACCAAACCCCGCCAAACTAGCCAACTTTCCTGAG TGTGATGTTTTCGTATACGTCTCTTGTGCTCAAACGGCTCTGCTGGATAGCAAAGAGTATCTAGCACCAGTTATTACTCCATTCGAAGCAACGATAGCTTTCAGCAG GGGAAGTCAGTGGACAGGAGCTTATGTGATGGAATTTGGCAATCTGATTAATTTGCCTCACGTAGAAGTCCAAAACCAGGAGAAAGAAGCACGATTTTCATTCTTTCAGGGTGGCTACGTGGAAGATTTGGATAATCAAG AACATGTTgaggaagaaagagaaagagaggctCTTGCTTTAGTTAATTCGACTGAGAAGGCGCTGCAATTGCGGGATAATTGTAATTCTCTAGTCCATAGTGGTGCTAGGTCAGGGGCAGAGTTTTTAGCAAAGCGATCATATCAGGGTTTGAATATGCCCAATGAGAACACCTCCCCAGAAGCATTTGTAATAGGACGAAGGGGAAGGGCATCTGTGTACGAGGATGAGAAGAACAAACGTGAACTTCCGTGA
- the LOC112772105 gene encoding uncharacterized protein isoform X2 → MADTTYGSCCVDEVGASHINADVVIHYGHTCFSPTTTLPAYFVYGKASISTADCAESISKYAMTNSKPVLVLYGLEYAHSIQQIRQSLQESSILKVHFADVPSSFMLPSKDITKINGVLEPASDCSNTSTINGDSGTTYSMGGLIWKLPDGQSIDDYLLFWIGIDNSAFANIVLTFNVCEIVRYDATENQVMTDLSQQRRILKRRYYLVERSKDANIVGILVGTLAVAGYLHIINQMMELITGAGKRAYTLVMGRPNPAKLANFPECDVFVYVSCAQTALLDSKEYLAPVITPFEATIAFSRGSQWTGAYVMEFGNLINLPHVEVQNQEKEARFSFFQGGYVEDLDNQEHVEEEREREALALVNSTEKALQLRDNCNSLVHSGARSGAEFLAKRSYQGLNMPNENTSPEAFVIGRRGRASVYEDEKNKRELP, encoded by the exons ATGGCAGATACCACCTATGGCAGCTGTTGTGTTGATGAAGTCGGAGCATCACACATCAACGCTGATGTTGTCATACATTATGGACATACATGTTTTAGTCC GACAACAACTTTACCGGCATATTTTGTTTATGGAAAGGCTTCCATTTCCACAGCTGATTGTGCTGAAAGTATTTCAAAATATGCCATGACCAATAGCAAGCCTGTCTTG GTTCTATATGGGCTGGAATATGCACATTCAATACAACAGATAAGACAGTCACTGCAAGAATCATCAATTTTAAAAGTTCACTTTGCAGATGTTCCATCTTCTTTTATGCTTCCATCAAAAGATATTACAAAAATAAATGGGGTCTTGGAACCAGCTAGTGATTGTAGTAATACCTCTACAATCAATGGGGATAGTGGGACTACATATAGCATGGGAGGATTGATTTGGAAACTACCTGATGGACAAAGCATAGATGACTACTTGCTCTTTTGGATTGGAATTGATAATTCAGCTTTTGCAAATATTGTGCTCACGTTCAATGTCTGTGAAATAG TCAGATATGATGCAACAGAAAACCAAGTGATGACAGACTTGTCACAACAAAGGAGGATTCTTAAGCGTAG ATACTACCTGGTTGAGAGGTCTAAGGATGCTAATATTGTTGGGATTTTGGTTGGAACTCTTGCTGTTG CTGGCTATCTACACATAATAAATCAGATGATGGAGCTCATTACTGGGGCAGGAAAAAGGGCCTATACTTTGGTTATGGGAAGACCAAACCCCGCCAAACTAGCCAACTTTCCTGAG TGTGATGTTTTCGTATACGTCTCTTGTGCTCAAACGGCTCTGCTGGATAGCAAAGAGTATCTAGCACCAGTTATTACTCCATTCGAAGCAACGATAGCTTTCAGCAG GGGAAGTCAGTGGACAGGAGCTTATGTGATGGAATTTGGCAATCTGATTAATTTGCCTCACGTAGAAGTCCAAAACCAGGAGAAAGAAGCACGATTTTCATTCTTTCAGGGTGGCTACGTGGAAGATTTGGATAATCAAG AACATGTTgaggaagaaagagaaagagaggctCTTGCTTTAGTTAATTCGACTGAGAAGGCGCTGCAATTGCGGGATAATTGTAATTCTCTAGTCCATAGTGGTGCTAGGTCAGGGGCAGAGTTTTTAGCAAAGCGATCATATCAGGGTTTGAATATGCCCAATGAGAACACCTCCCCAGAAGCATTTGTAATAGGACGAAGGGGAAGGGCATCTGTGTACGAGGATGAGAAGAACAAACGTGAACTTCCGTGA
- the LOC112772251 gene encoding uncharacterized protein, with the protein MASISQGIVFTTAMVLSSTVLYLAFSRHKIHHHSPQSNNQILRSCLSSEEKKRERKLSKKKKKRVQFAENVKERIERSEEEQRKQNRVSSRSSNCRNLREMPANRIALYNGILRDRVHRMECSY; encoded by the exons ATGGCTTCTATCTCACAGGGTATTGTTTTCACCACAGCTATGGTTCTCTCTAGCACTGTGCTTTACCTTGCTTTCTCCCGCCACaagattcatcatcattctcctcaATCCAACAACCAAATCTTACGCTCTTGCTTGTCTTCAG aagaaaagaagagggagaggaagctgagcaagaagaagaagaagagagttcaATTTGCTGAGAACGTCAAAGAGAGAATAGAAAGGAGTGAAGAAGAACAGAGGAAGCAAAACAGAGTATCATCAAGATCAAGCAACTGCAGAAACCTTCGTGAAATGCCAGCTAACAGAATCGCTTTGTATAACGGAATTCTGAGGGACAGAGTTCACAGAATGGAATGTTCTTACTGA
- the LOC112770677 gene encoding phospholipase D alpha 1 — protein sequence MAQILLHGTLHVTIYEVDKLKTSGGNVFTKLVQNIEETVGFGKGVTKLYATIDLEKARVGRTRIIEKDHSNPRWYESFHIYCAHMASNIIFTVKDDNPIGATLIGRAYVPVEDVLDGEEVDRWVEILDEDKNPIHGNSKIHVKLQYFDVTKDKNWARGVRSAKFPGVPYTFFSQRRGCKVSLYQDAHVPDNFVPKIPLAGGQTYQPHRCWEDVFDAIEKARHLIYITGWSVYTEITLVRDSRRPKPGGDLTIGELLKKKANEGVRVLMLVWDDRTSVPLLKKDGLMATHDEETEKYFQGTEVHCILCPRNPDDGGSIIQDLQISTMFTHHQKIVVVDSDMPSGDSGKRRIVSFVGGIDLCDGRYDTQFHSLFRTLDTAHHDDFHQPNFAGASIMKGGPREPWHDIHSRLEGPIAWDVLFNFEQRWRKQGGKDLLIPLRELEDVIIPPSPVTFAEDQETWNVQLFRSIDGGAAFGFPETPEDAARAGLVSGKDNIIDRSIQDAYIHAIRRAKNFIYIENQYFLGSCFGWSPDDIKPEDIGALHLIPKELSLKIVSKIEAGERFTVYIVVPMWPEGFPESGSVQAILDWQRRTMEMMYKDIVEALNAKGIVEDPRNYLTFFCLGNREVKKPGEYEPSERPDPDSDYIKAQENRRFMIYVHAKMMIVDDEYIIIGSANINQRSMDGARDSEIAMGAYQPYYLSARELARGQIHGFRLALWYEHLGMIRESFLQPESEECIKMVNQVADKYWDLYSSESLDHDLPGHLLRYPVGISGDGTVTELPGFEFFPDTKGRVLGTKTDYLPPILTT from the exons ATGGCGCAAATTCTCCTGCACGGGACTCTCCATGTCACCATCTATGAGGTCGATAAGCTCAAGACAAGTGGTGGCAATGTTTTCACCAAG CTGGTGCAAAACATCGAGGAGACAGTTGGTTTTGGAAAAGGAGTTACCAAACTGTATGCAACCATTGATCTGGAAAAAGCACGAGTTGGAAGGACCAGGATTATAGAAAAAGACCATAGTAATCCCAGATGGTACGAATCTTTTCACATTTACTGTGCCCACATGGCATCAAACATCATATTCACTGTGAAAGATGACAATCCCATTGGAGCAACCTTAATCGGAAGAGCATACGTGCCTGTTGAGGATGTCTTGGATGGTGAGGAAGTAGATAGATGGGTTGAGATATTGGATGAGGATAAGAACCCAATTCATGGGAACTCAAAGATTCATGTGAAGCTGCAATACTTTGATGTCACAAAAGACAAGAACTGGGCACGTGGTGTTAGGAGTGCTAAATTCCCTGGTGTTCCTTACACCTTCTTCTCGCAAAGAAGAGGCTGCAAGGTTTCTCTTTACCAGGATGCTCATGTCCCTgataattttgtccccaaaaTACCCCTTGCTGGAGGCCAGACTTACCAGCCTCATAGGTGCTGGGAGGATGTGTTTGATGCAATCGAAAAAGCGAGGCACTTGATATACATAACCGGTTGGTCTGTTTACACTGAGATAACATTGGTGAGGGATTCCAGGAGGCCAAAGCCTGGTGGAGACTTAACAATTGGTGAGCTTCTCAAGAAGAAGGCGAATGAGGGTGTCAGAGTCTTGATGCTTGTTTGGGATGACAGAACATCTGTTCCATTGTTGAAAAAAGATGGGTTGATGGCTACTCATGATGAAGAAACTGAGAAGTACTTCCAAGGAACTGAAGTGCATTGTATTTTGTGCCCTCGGAATCCTGATGATGGTGGAAGCATTATTCAGGATTTGCAAATCTCTACAATGTTTACTCATCACCAGAAGATTGTGGTGGTGGATAGTGATATGCCTAGTGGAGATTCGGGTAAGAGAAGGATAGTGAGCTTTGTTGGGGGTATTGATCTCTGTGATGGAAGATATGACACTCAATTCCACTCACTTTTCAGAACCTTGGACACCGCGCACCATGATGATTTTCATCAGCCAAACTTTGCCGGTGCTTCCATCATGAAAGGTGGTCCTAGGGAGCCTTGGCATGACATCCACTCTCGCCTCGAAGGGCCTATTGCATGGGATGTTCTGTTCAACTTCGAGCAGAGATGGAGGAAGCAAGGTGGAAAGGACTTGCTCATTCCACTGAGAGAGCTTGAAGATGTCATCATCCCGCCATCCCCAGTAACATTCGCGGAAGATCAAGAGACATGGAATGTTCAGTTATTCAGATCAATTGATGGTGGAGCTGCTTTTGGCTTCCCAGAGACTCCTGAAGATGCTGCCAGAGCTGGCCTTGTTAGTGGAAAGGATAACATCATAGACCGTAGCATCCAAGATGCTTATATCCATGCAATTAGGCGCGCAAAGAATTTCATCTATATCGAGAATCAGTATTTCCTCGGAAGCTGTTTTGGATGGAGCCCTGATGACATTAAGCCTGAGGACATTGGTGCTTTGCATCTAATTCCAAAGGAGCTTTCACTTAAGATTGTAAGCAAAATCGAAGCCGGGGAGAGGTTCACTGTGTACATTGTGGTTCCAATGTGGCCAGAGGGGTTCCCAGAGAGTGGTTCAGTTCAAGCCATATTGGATTGGCAGAGGAGGACAATGGAGATGATGTACAAGGATATAGTTGAGGCACTCAATGCCAAGGGAATTGTGGAAGATCCCAGAAACTATTTGACATTCTTCTGCCTCGGCAACCGGGAGGTCAAGAAGCCAGGAGAATATGAGCCTTCAGAGAGACCAGACCCTGATTCTGATTACATAAAAGCCCAGGAGAACCGTCGATTCATGATTTATGTCCATGCCAAGATGATGATAG TTGATGATGAATACATAATCATTGGATCTGCAAACATCAACCAGAGATCGATGGATGGTGCAAGAGACTCGGAAATAGCCATGGGAGCTTATCAGCCATACTATTTGAGTGCAAGGGAGCTAGCAAGGGGACAGATCCATGGTTTCCGCCTTGCGCTGTGGTATGAGCACCTTGGCATGATCAGAGAATCCTTCCTCCAGCCTGAGAGTGAAGAATGTATCAAGATGGTGAACCAGGTTGCTGACAAGTATTGGGATCTGTATTCCAGTGAGTCCCTTGACCATGACCTCCCCGGCCACCTTCTGCGCTACCCCGTTGGCATTTCCGGTGATGGAACTGTCACCGAGCTTCCAGGATTTGAGTTCTTCCCTGACACAAAGGGTCGTGTTCTTGGAACCAAAACTGACTACTTGCCCCCTATCCTTACTACTTAA